The following coding sequences are from one Sulfitobacter sp. HNIBRBA3233 window:
- a CDS encoding transglycosylase SLT domain-containing protein gives MKKLLFFILCAGIPLALGAETQATVRPPALPAVPVAPDALGPRVDGVVTTAAAVGVPRTGPPLIDPASIAVRPPARRAQLPRTRWQHMSGHALWTQTALSALKDHGKPLVDLVPRDIETWCPAYPMNDDAKRRAFWVGYLSALAKHESTFKPWAVGGGGKWYGLLQILPATARGYRCNAGTGEALKSGAANLSCAVRIMTHTVRRDGVIHGRDGAWRGVSADWGPMRNARKREDIANWLRGQAYCKPLGVTRPRARP, from the coding sequence ATGAAAAAGCTGCTCTTCTTTATCCTCTGCGCGGGCATCCCGCTCGCGCTTGGTGCCGAGACACAGGCGACCGTGCGGCCCCCGGCCTTGCCCGCAGTGCCGGTGGCGCCGGATGCGTTGGGGCCGCGCGTTGACGGCGTGGTGACCACGGCTGCCGCGGTAGGGGTGCCACGTACGGGGCCGCCGCTGATTGATCCGGCCAGCATCGCGGTCCGTCCCCCCGCACGGCGCGCGCAGCTTCCGCGCACGCGCTGGCAGCACATGTCGGGCCACGCGCTCTGGACACAAACCGCACTTTCGGCGCTCAAGGATCATGGCAAGCCGCTGGTCGACCTCGTGCCGCGCGACATCGAAACATGGTGCCCCGCCTATCCGATGAACGACGACGCCAAGAGGCGGGCGTTCTGGGTGGGATACCTGTCGGCGCTGGCCAAGCACGAGAGTACCTTCAAACCCTGGGCGGTCGGTGGCGGTGGCAAATGGTACGGGTTGTTGCAGATCCTGCCTGCCACGGCGCGGGGGTACAGATGTAATGCCGGTACCGGCGAGGCACTGAAAAGCGGTGCCGCGAATCTCAGCTGTGCGGTGCGCATCATGACCCATACGGTGCGGCGCGACGGTGTAATCCACGGGCGCGACGGGGCATGGCGGGGTGTGTCGGCGGATTGGGGACCGATGCGCAATGCCCGCAAACGCGAGGATATCGCGAACTGGCTGCGCGGTCAGGCCTATTGCAAACCACTCGGTGTCACGAGGCCACGGGCCAGACCCTGA
- a CDS encoding AMP-binding protein has protein sequence MSVYKTAAADIAIRDITITERVFENLRTRPEETVLTDGPSGASMTAAEFMQTVKSLAGGLTERGFGAGKRVALMAPNMPQYAVVFHAVAWAGGTITTINPTYTASEVAHQLRDSAADILITIPMFLETAQTAAKEVGDLPVVTIGEAEGAETLDAYFGAELADQVEVDLDTHVVVLPYSSGTTGLPKGVRLSHRNLVVNVDQVIAASKFQPGETAAAFLPFFHIYGMQVLMNVHLGGGGALVTLPRFDLELFLKICQEHKSRRMWVVPPVALALAKHPLVEEYDLSSVVEIFSGAAPLGGEVADAAAKRVGCVALQGYGMTESSPVTHVSPRDGAKSGSSGLALPNTECRIVDPETGEDMATGEEGELWIKGPQVMLGYLNNEKATNETINEDGWLKTGDIAKIDEDGFMFIMDRLKELIKYKGFQVAPAELEATLVTHPGITDAAVIGQPDDEAGELPIAFVVTGKDAPSEAEIKDHLKKTLSSYKQVHKVHFVDEIPKSASGKILRRVLRDQMA, from the coding sequence ATGTCAGTGTACAAGACTGCCGCCGCGGACATCGCCATCCGCGACATCACCATCACCGAACGCGTTTTCGAAAACCTGCGCACACGCCCCGAAGAAACCGTGCTGACGGATGGTCCGTCCGGCGCGTCGATGACGGCAGCCGAATTCATGCAAACGGTCAAATCGCTGGCAGGTGGTCTGACCGAACGCGGGTTCGGGGCGGGCAAACGTGTCGCACTGATGGCACCGAACATGCCGCAATACGCGGTCGTGTTCCACGCCGTTGCATGGGCCGGTGGCACGATCACGACGATCAACCCCACCTACACCGCCTCCGAAGTCGCCCACCAGCTGCGCGACAGTGCTGCCGATATCCTGATCACCATCCCGATGTTCCTTGAAACCGCGCAAACCGCCGCGAAAGAAGTCGGCGACCTGCCCGTCGTCACCATCGGAGAGGCCGAGGGCGCCGAAACGCTGGACGCCTATTTCGGTGCCGAGCTTGCCGATCAGGTCGAGGTCGATCTCGATACCCACGTCGTCGTGCTGCCCTATTCGTCGGGTACCACCGGATTGCCCAAGGGCGTGCGCCTGTCGCACCGCAACCTCGTCGTCAACGTCGATCAGGTGATCGCGGCGTCGAAATTCCAACCCGGCGAGACCGCCGCCGCCTTCCTGCCGTTCTTCCACATCTACGGCATGCAGGTTCTGATGAACGTCCATCTCGGCGGGGGCGGTGCACTGGTCACTCTGCCACGCTTCGACCTCGAGCTTTTCCTGAAGATCTGCCAGGAGCACAAATCCAGACGGATGTGGGTCGTGCCGCCAGTGGCACTGGCGCTGGCCAAGCACCCGCTGGTCGAGGAATACGATCTGTCGAGTGTGGTCGAGATATTCTCGGGCGCGGCCCCGCTGGGCGGTGAAGTCGCCGATGCGGCGGCCAAGCGCGTCGGCTGCGTGGCCCTCCAGGGCTACGGCATGACCGAGTCGAGCCCCGTCACCCACGTGTCCCCGCGCGATGGCGCGAAATCGGGATCCTCGGGGCTGGCCCTGCCAAATACCGAATGCCGCATCGTCGACCCCGAGACCGGAGAAGACATGGCCACCGGAGAAGAGGGCGAGCTGTGGATCAAGGGGCCACAGGTGATGCTGGGCTATCTCAACAACGAAAAAGCCACCAACGAAACGATCAACGAGGACGGCTGGCTCAAGACCGGCGATATCGCCAAGATCGACGAGGACGGTTTCATGTTCATCATGGATCGCCTGAAAGAGCTGATCAAATACAAGGGCTTCCAGGTCGCTCCGGCCGAGCTTGAGGCGACGCTCGTCACCCATCCGGGGATTACCGACGCAGCCGTGATCGGCCAGCCGGACGATGAGGCGGGCGAATTGCCGATCGCTTTCGTGGTCACCGGCAAGGACGCGCCCAGCGAGGCAGAGATCAAGGATCACCTCAAGAAAACCCTGTCGTCCTACAAGCAGGTCCACAAGGTCCACTTCGTCGACGAGATCCCGAAATCGGCCTCCGGCAAGATCCTGCGCCGCGTCCTGCGCGATCAGATGGCCTGA
- the gatB gene encoding Asp-tRNA(Asn)/Glu-tRNA(Gln) amidotransferase subunit GatB, with protein MLDLTYDTPKPRTIAGAKQDWELVIGMEVHAQVLSKSKLFSGASTQFGAEPNSNVAFVDAAMPGMLPVINEFCVEQAVRTGLGLKADINLFSAFDRKNYFYPDLPQGYQISQLYHPIVGEGEVLVEMGDGTARTVRIERIHLEQDAGKSIHDMDPSMSFVDLNRTGVALMEIVSRPDIRGPEEAAAYLAKLRQIMRYLGTCNGDMQSGAMRADVNVSICKPGAYEKYQETQDFSFLGTRCEIKNMNSMRFIQQAIEVEAKRQIAIVEGGGEVVQETRLFDPDRQETRSMRSKEEAHDYRYFPDPDLLPLEIEQAWVDDIAANLPELPDAKKARFISDFGLSDYDASVLTADLDSAGYFEQVAQGRDGKMAANWVINELFGRLKKDDRDITESPVTPAQLGQIIDLIASDAISGKIAKDVFEICYTTGREPNEIVETEGMKQVTDTAAIEAAVDEIIAGNPDQVAKAKENPKLAGWFVGQVMKATGGKANPKVVNQLVAQKLEG; from the coding sequence ATGCTTGATCTGACCTACGACACCCCCAAACCGCGCACCATCGCCGGTGCAAAGCAGGACTGGGAACTTGTTATCGGCATGGAAGTGCACGCGCAGGTGCTCTCCAAATCCAAGCTCTTTTCCGGCGCGTCCACGCAATTCGGTGCCGAGCCGAACTCGAACGTGGCGTTCGTGGACGCTGCGATGCCCGGTATGCTGCCGGTTATTAACGAATTTTGCGTCGAACAGGCCGTGCGCACCGGGCTTGGGCTGAAAGCGGACATCAACCTGTTTTCGGCGTTCGACCGGAAGAATTATTTCTACCCCGATCTGCCACAGGGCTACCAGATCAGCCAGCTTTACCACCCCATCGTCGGTGAGGGCGAGGTGCTGGTCGAGATGGGCGACGGTACGGCCCGCACGGTGCGGATCGAACGGATCCACCTTGAACAGGACGCCGGCAAATCGATCCACGACATGGATCCGTCGATGTCTTTCGTCGATCTGAACCGGACCGGCGTGGCACTGATGGAGATCGTCTCGCGCCCCGATATCCGCGGCCCGGAAGAGGCGGCCGCCTATCTTGCCAAGCTGCGCCAGATCATGCGCTATCTGGGCACCTGCAACGGCGACATGCAGTCGGGCGCCATGCGCGCAGACGTCAACGTGTCGATCTGCAAACCCGGTGCCTACGAGAAATATCAGGAAACACAGGATTTCTCCTTCCTCGGCACCCGCTGCGAGATCAAGAACATGAACTCGATGCGCTTTATCCAGCAGGCCATCGAGGTCGAGGCGAAGCGCCAGATCGCCATTGTCGAGGGCGGCGGCGAGGTGGTGCAGGAAACGCGGCTCTTCGATCCGGACCGGCAGGAGACCCGCTCCATGCGCTCGAAAGAGGAAGCGCATGATTACCGGTATTTCCCCGATCCCGACCTGCTGCCGCTCGAAATCGAACAGGCGTGGGTGGACGATATCGCGGCCAACCTGCCCGAGCTTCCCGACGCCAAGAAAGCGCGCTTCATCTCCGATTTCGGGCTGAGCGACTATGATGCCAGCGTGCTGACCGCCGATCTGGATTCGGCAGGCTATTTCGAACAGGTCGCGCAAGGGCGCGATGGCAAGATGGCGGCGAACTGGGTCATCAACGAGTTGTTCGGCCGGCTCAAGAAGGACGACCGCGACATCACCGAAAGCCCCGTGACACCCGCACAGCTGGGCCAGATCATCGACCTGATCGCCTCCGACGCCATCTCGGGCAAGATCGCCAAGGATGTGTTCGAGATCTGCTATACCACGGGCCGCGAGCCGAACGAGATCGTCGAGACCGAAGGCATGAAGCAGGTCACCGACACAGCCGCGATCGAGGCGGCGGTGGACGAGATCATCGCAGGCAATCCAGATCAAGTCGCCAAGGCGAAAGAGAACCCGAAACTCGCGGGCTGGTTCGTCGGTCAGGTCATGAAAGCCACGGGCGGCAAGGCCAACCCCAAGGTCGTGAACCAGCTGGTCGCGCAAAAGCTGGAAGGCTGA
- a CDS encoding thioesterase family protein: MTEHVFRSEPMVVLPEWIDYNGHLNMAYYSVLMDQCADQAYPLIGFGPDYRDRTGCTTYVVEFHICYLRELHEGDRVTSTLHLLDYDKKRFHVYQELTHEDGWVAATGEALTLHIDQSGDAPKSAPMPEDIQARLRDMKARHDLAPWPERAGRKIGIVR, encoded by the coding sequence ATGACCGAGCATGTCTTCCGCTCCGAACCGATGGTCGTCCTGCCGGAATGGATCGATTACAACGGCCACCTCAACATGGCCTATTATTCCGTGCTGATGGATCAATGCGCCGATCAGGCCTATCCGCTGATCGGCTTCGGCCCCGACTACCGTGACCGCACTGGCTGCACGACCTATGTGGTGGAATTCCACATCTGCTATCTGCGCGAGCTGCACGAGGGCGACCGCGTGACCTCGACCCTGCATCTGCTGGACTACGACAAGAAGCGGTTCCACGTCTATCAGGAGCTGACCCACGAGGACGGCTGGGTGGCCGCCACCGGCGAGGCGCTGACGCTGCATATCGACCAGTCCGGCGACGCGCCGAAATCCGCCCCCATGCCCGAAGACATTCAGGCCCGGTTGCGGGACATGAAAGCCCGCCACGATCTTGCACCCTGGCCCGAACGCGCCGGTCGCAAGATCGGTATTGTCCGCTAG
- a CDS encoding BolA family protein, which yields MAVKDEIEASLRKSFSVEALQVEDVSEAHRGHAGFQEGGESHFDVAITAPEFKGMSRIAKHRAVHAALGPALIGRIHALSLDIKP from the coding sequence ATGGCTGTCAAAGATGAAATCGAAGCTTCCCTTAGGAAGTCATTCAGCGTCGAAGCGTTGCAGGTAGAGGACGTGAGCGAGGCCCACAGGGGCCACGCGGGATTTCAGGAGGGCGGTGAAAGCCACTTCGATGTCGCGATCACCGCACCGGAATTCAAGGGGATGAGCCGCATTGCGAAGCATCGCGCGGTTCACGCGGCGCTTGGGCCTGCGCTGATCGGGCGCATCCACGCGCTGTCGCTCGATATCAAGCCCTGA
- a CDS encoding J domain-containing protein yields the protein MRKDDPFGFDMSVSSAKKKNPRGRRGMSGASETSTRICDHDGCQEAGKYRAPKAPDVLDDYFWFCQQHVREYNNKWNFFDGTTEAEMNAKLSEGKVWERPTKPMGDPEQRAWARLGIEDPHQVLGANATQNPGKGPQAGRRLPPTERRSLEILEAKDNMTKAEIRKIYKSLIKVLHPDMNGGDRSQEEQLQQVVWAWDQLKASRNFKD from the coding sequence ATGCGAAAAGATGATCCCTTTGGTTTCGATATGTCGGTTTCTTCCGCAAAGAAGAAAAACCCGCGCGGTCGGCGCGGTATGTCCGGCGCGTCGGAAACATCCACGCGGATCTGTGACCACGACGGATGCCAGGAGGCGGGCAAGTACCGCGCGCCAAAGGCTCCGGACGTGCTCGATGACTATTTCTGGTTCTGCCAGCAGCACGTGCGCGAATATAACAACAAGTGGAATTTCTTCGACGGCACCACCGAAGCGGAAATGAACGCGAAGCTGAGCGAGGGCAAAGTCTGGGAACGCCCGACAAAGCCCATGGGCGACCCCGAGCAGCGTGCATGGGCGCGCCTGGGGATCGAGGATCCGCATCAGGTGCTGGGGGCCAACGCCACGCAGAACCCCGGCAAGGGGCCGCAGGCAGGACGCCGCCTGCCGCCGACCGAACGCCGCTCGCTCGAGATTCTGGAAGCCAAGGACAACATGACAAAGGCGGAGATCCGCAAGATCTACAAATCGCTCATCAAGGTATTGCACCCGGATATGAACGGCGGCGACCGCAGTCAGGAAGAACAGTTGCAGCAGGTTGTCTGGGCATGGGACCAGTTGAAGGCCAGCCGGAACTTCAAGGACTGA
- the cobS gene encoding cobaltochelatase subunit CobS, translating into MADGALDINATPTKEISVREVFGIDTDMVVKGFAEATERVPEFDSTYKFDPDTTLAILAGFTHNRRVMIQGYHGTGKSTHIEQVAARLNWPAVRVNLDSHISRIDLIGKDAIKLRDGKQVTDFQEGILPWALRNPTAIVFDEYDAGRADVMFVIQRVLEKDGKLTLLDQNQVITPHPYFRIFATANTVGLGDTTGLYHGTQQINQGQMDRWSLVSTLNYLSIDAEAAIVLAKNPHYNTAEGRKKIKQMVTVADLTRTAFMNGDLSTVMSPRTVIAWAQNAEIFKNVGYAFRLSFLNKCDELERQTVAEFYQRLFDEELPESAASISMG; encoded by the coding sequence ATGGCTGACGGCGCACTCGACATCAACGCAACCCCGACCAAGGAAATCTCGGTGCGTGAGGTGTTCGGCATCGATACGGACATGGTGGTCAAGGGTTTCGCCGAAGCCACCGAACGCGTCCCCGAATTCGACAGCACCTACAAATTCGATCCCGACACCACGCTGGCGATCCTTGCAGGATTTACACACAATCGCCGTGTGATGATCCAGGGCTATCACGGCACGGGTAAATCGACGCATATCGAACAGGTCGCCGCGCGGCTGAACTGGCCTGCGGTGCGTGTGAACCTCGACAGCCACATCAGCCGGATCGACCTGATCGGCAAGGACGCGATCAAACTGCGCGACGGCAAGCAGGTCACCGATTTCCAGGAAGGCATCCTGCCGTGGGCGCTGCGCAACCCGACGGCGATTGTGTTCGATGAATACGATGCCGGTCGCGCCGATGTGATGTTCGTCATCCAGCGGGTTCTGGAAAAGGACGGCAAGCTGACGCTTCTCGACCAGAACCAGGTGATCACGCCGCACCCCTATTTCCGCATCTTCGCCACGGCCAATACCGTCGGTCTGGGGGATACGACCGGGCTCTACCACGGGACCCAGCAGATCAACCAGGGCCAGATGGACCGCTGGTCGCTGGTGTCGACGCTGAACTACCTCAGCATTGACGCGGAAGCCGCGATCGTGCTGGCCAAGAACCCCCATTACAACACCGCCGAGGGCCGCAAGAAGATCAAGCAGATGGTGACCGTCGCCGACCTGACGCGCACCGCATTCATGAACGGCGATCTGTCGACGGTGATGTCACCGCGTACCGTGATCGCATGGGCGCAGAACGCCGAAATCTTCAAGAACGTCGGCTACGCCTTCCGCCTGTCGTTCCTCAACAAATGTGACGAACTCGAACGCCAGACAGTCGCGGAGTTCTACCAGCGCCTGTTCGACGAAGAGCTTCCCGAAAGCGCTGCCAGCATCAGCATGGGCTGA